Genomic window (Salvelinus alpinus chromosome 26, SLU_Salpinus.1, whole genome shotgun sequence):
tatatagtgtatctacctcaattacctcatacccctgcacatcgactcagtactggtaccccgggTATTTAGCCAAGTTATCTTTACTCATTGCGTATTTATTATTATGTGTTTgacttatttttctattatttctttctctctgcattgatAGGAAGGGCCCCCTAAGTAATCattccactgttagtctacacctgttgtttacgtgacaaataacatttgattcgatttgatgTTGGCCAGGTGAGATACTGTACACGAGGAAGGATGACTGAGTTGTGTTTACAGGACAGAGGGGTTTCTTCTCACAAGTGTTTGAAGTCTTGAACTTGCAAGCCCTCCTCAGATAATCTCATGACATTTGGGAGGGCCACGGCGGAGCACGTTACTTCATACACACACGCTGAGACTACCGCTCTAGACAGGCTAGCTTTAAGCATTCACTTCCTCTCCCGTTGACTTCAATGGGACCAAGTGAACATTTgaagtggaagttaggattcgCCCCCATAGAGTACAACTTGACCGAATAGCGGAGAGAAGCACGATCCAATAAGCAAAGAGAGCTCTACACTTGACTGCACTAATTCTATCGAGAGACAAAGTATCCATGACAACACTGTAATACTATTGGTCCTTTCCATTTCAGCGGGATGAAAAAAACACTGGACTTGCCCTTGGTACTCTGCCCGAGGTTGTGCATTGTCTGCTATATtgagcgctgtgtgtgtgtgtcctccctgCTCTCAGCAGCCTTGCATGTTTAGACACATCCCTTTTTCAAAGTTGAACTGAAACTGAAGCACACAGACCCACACCCCTTATCACACACtcgttgaccccccccccccccccccccccacacacacacacactgagccacacCCCTACAAAACATTCTGAAAGACACACCAGACGACTGAAACCACAAACGTTACACTACCATATGACTGACACAGCGCTCTTGCAGCCATGTTGTGCCATTTCACCACACTCAAATGTACAATTATTGTCACTGAAGTCACTCCTTTTTAAACATACGTAACTGCCCAAATAAagaaaacacttgagtaaatgagggttcTGGCGCCTCTGCTAAGGTGTGgggtgcattttcctggcatggtttagaTCCGCACAACCCCTTAGAGGGCAAGGTAAACGGCAATGAATACACAGACATTCTGAGTGATCACCTTCAACCTGTGGTGAATCATTTCTACCCTGATGGGAGTGGTCTCTTCCAGGTTGACAACGCCCCCATctacagggcacgagtggtcactgaatggtttgatgagcaggaaaacgatgtaaaccatatgccatggccatctcagtcaccagatctctacccagttgaacacttatgggagattctgtagCAGAGCCTGAGTGAGTTTTTTCCACCACAGTCAACAAAACACCAactgatggaatttcttgtggaagaatggtgtcgcataaCTGCAATAATAACTCTTCCCATTCCCCTTATCACTGATGTATGTTACTATGATGTCTATATACCCCTAACCTCTATAGAACTCTATATACTAACCCCTATCCTATACACCTCTATATACTAACCCCTATACACCTCTATATACTAACCTCTATACACCTCTATATACTAACCCCTATACACCTCTATATACTAACCACTATCCTATACACCTCTATATACTAACCCCTATACACCTCTATATACTAACCCCTATACACCTCTATATACTAACCACTATCCTATACACCTCTATATACTAACCCCTATACACCTCTATATACTAACCCCTATCCTATACACCTCTATATACTAACCCCTATACAGCTCTATATACTAACCCCTATCCTATACACCTCTATATACTAACCCCTATACACCTCTATATACTAACCCCTATACACCTCTATATACTAACCCCTATACACCTCTATATACTAACCCCTATACACCTCTATATACTAACCCCTATACACCTCTATATACTAACCCCTATACACCTCTATATACTAACCCCTATACAGCTCTATATACTAACCACTATCCTATACACCTCTATATACTAACCACTATACACCTCTATATACTAACCCCTATACACCTCTATATACTAACCACTATCCTATACACCTCTATATACTAACCACTATACACCTCTATATACTAACCCCTATACACCTCTATATACTAACCACTATCCTATACACCTCTATATACTAACCCCTATACACCTCTACATACTAACCACTATCCTATACACCTCTATATACTAACCACTATACACCTCTATATACTAACCCCTATACACCTCTCTATACTAACCACTATACACCTCTATATACTAACCACTATCCTATACACCTCTATATACTAACCACTATACACCTCTATATACTAACCCCTATACACCTCTATATACTAACCACTATCCTATACACCTCTATATACTAACCACTATACACCTCTATATACTAACCCCTATACACCTCTCTATACTAACCACTATACACCTCTATATACTAACCACTATCCTATACACCTCTATATACTAACCACTATCCTATACACCTCTCTATACTAACCACTATACACCTCTATATACTAACCCCTATACATCTCTATATACTAACTCCTATACACCTCTATATACTAACCCCTATACACCTCTATATACTAACCCCTATACACCTCTATATACTAACCACTATCCTATACACCTCTATATACTAACCACTATCCTATACACCTCTATATACTAACCCCTATACACCTCTATATACTAACCACTATCCTATACACCTCTATATACTAACCACTATACACCTCTATATACTAACCACTATACACCTCTATATACTAACCCCTATACACCTCTATATACTAACCACTATCCTATACACCTCTATATACTAACCCCTATACACCTCTATATACTAACCCCTATACAGCTCTATATACTAACCACTAtcctatacacgtctatatactAACCCCTATACACCTCTATATACTAACTCCTATACACCTCTATATACTAACCCCTATACACCTCTATATACTAACCCCTATACACCTCTATATACTAACCACTATCCTATACACCTCTATATACTAACCACTATCCTATACAACTCTATATACTAACCCCTATACACCTCTATATACTAATCACTATCCTATACACCTCTATATACTAACCACTATACACCTCTATATACTAACCCCTATACACCTCTATATACTAACCACTATCCTATACACCTCTATATACTAACCCTTATACACCCCAATAATAATTGTTGTCTTACCTGTCCCGGGCCGTCCAATGATGATGTCCTTGCGGGGTGCAGGGTGAGGGGACTCGGCTGGTAGGATGAGGGGCAGCAGGGCGGTTGGAGAGGGGTGGCAGGCTACCGGCTGGGGCAATGCCCCTCCAATGGCGTCCTGGTGCCCGCCGGgcttcctctcccactctctaccTCCTGATCCAGAGCTGGAGAGAGCGGAGCCAGTAGAGGAGATGGAGGCGGAGCCACCACTGAGGGTGGGGCTGGAGTGGGCAGGGTGTCCGGCGACGGCTGGGGTCAGGGACTGGGAGGAGGTTACAAGGACCAGGGTGGAGGCGGGGTTTCGCAGGAGGACTGCGCCATTGGTGGCGGCACCGTTGATGGGCACGGGTGCTTGGAGGCCGGTGGCAAGGTGCAGGGGCTGGCTGTGCTCTCTGGAGGAGcggcctcctcctcccctcctcaccaGGGGTCCATCTGTGAACTTGGCCAGGGGGACGTCGGGGTTCCGCACGATGACGGGGGAGTCTCGCAGGGGCACGACGCGGCGGGGACTGGGGTCCTGGGgcaagggggagggaggggtgggggacaCCAGCATTGGCGGGGGGGTGGAGGCGGCGGAGGACGGGGGGCGGCTGGTGGCGCTCCGGGGccgggggaaggagagggaggagggggtggtggGCTGGCTCTGAGGAGAGAGCACCCTGAAGGCGGCTGGGCTGAGGCCTATAGTCTCCCCTAACTGCTGGTCGGGCTTGGCGTAATCCTGGACAGAAAGGGGCAGGGGCGGAGGAAGGGCATCAAGTTTCCGCTTGCTGGGGCTCATGGGCACAGTGAAGGTGAGGTTGGTCTGGAAGGTGGGTACGATGCCCGACAGGTGGCGCTCGCGCTCCGAGCCCGGCGTGACCATCTTAGTGCCGCTCAGGTGGCGGTGGCGGCGAGGGGTGAGCGAAGGCGGCGCCGTGATGGGGCTGAAGGTGGCCGGTCGGAACACGAAAAGCGGGGAAGGCGAGGGCGACGGTGTGGGCGAGAAGGGCGACTGGTTGGAGATGGGAGAGAAGGAAGGCGTGCCCGAGCGGGAGCTGCCCAGAGATACCAGCATTGTGGCCGCCTCGCACTCATCAAAGTCGAAGCGTGATAAGTCCTGGGGCAGGAGCGAGGGCAGGACCAAGCGGGGGCGTGAATCCCCTCCCCTACTGCTCGCTTCGCTGCTGTCTCGCGACGTGTTGTCCCAGTCGAACTCTGAACTGGTCCGGCCGCAGCCCAGCCTCAGGTCTGACGGGGTTAGGGTGCCCGTACTGCTGGCCCCGCCCCGGTCTCTGCCCCCTCCGCTGGCCTCCATCTCTTTAGTTCTCATGGAGAGATGACGCGAGCAGTAGCCTCTTCTCTGGGACTCCTTAGAGCAGCCCTCTCTGGAGCACAGCCTCCTCCACTGCTTGCCGTTGAACTTCTTGCGGATGCCCGTGGGGGTACACACCACGTCGCCCTTCTTGTACTTCTGCTGGGCCGCCGTGAGCGGGGTGCGGGAGCGCGACGAGGACGTCGAGCACgagcctccaccccctccagatgCACCGTGGGAGATGGAGTTTGAAGAGGGTGGCTTATCCAGGGAGCCACGGGAGgacgaggaggacagaggagggagcTGAGGGGTGGCGATGACGGCCGCCCCCGCTGCCAGCGCTCCCGACTCTAGCCCCAGTAGCAccgtgggggagggaggggggtgggggttgaGGGCCAGGTGGGGGCCCACCAGCGGGGTGCCGCCGAGGCTCCGGACCACGGACAGGTGGGGGCTGAGGTAGCCCGGGGGCGGCTTGGAGAGTATGTGCCTGTGCTGGGACACCGCCAGGGCCTTGGCCGCCCCCCCCGCCACCCCCATGGGCACCATGCTGAAGTGGGACACCTCTATGTCCTCCTCGGGGGTCAGGGGCATGAAGTGGTGGTGCTGCTTGGCCCTCTCTCGGTTATCTCTCTCTTGTTTCCTCTGgagctcccgctctctctccaccaAGTCCTTCTCTCGCTCCCAGTCTCTTCCGGCCACCAGACTCAGCACCGAGGCGGGGGTGACGGGGGAGCTGACAGTGGAGGAAGACGAGGAGGCGGGGGCTGTTCCAGGGTATGAAAGCCTCCCCAACACGGACCCAGCCACAGTCGCGCTGAGCCCCATCCCACGGCTGAGGCGACACAGCTCCTGCTCCACCTCTATCTCGtccctgtcctctttctctctctccctctctcgccctctcttggCGGCGGCATCGCTTTCCTCTCGCCCCCCTCCGCAGGGTCCCAGGTCCAGGTCCCAGGGGGGCACCAGCAGGCGGAGGCTCTGACGGGACACCCACACAGCGGTCGGAGTGCCCACCCTGCCatccccctcctcatcccctggGGACACTCTGTCCTCTAACAACACTCTATAGGGGTAGGACACAGCCGGGTGGGAGTCCACCTGGGTGACCAGGCCCTCTCGGTACCACTGGCGCTGGGCCTCTGTGGTGCCGCCGTCCTCGTTACCTCCGAAGGGCACGCACACAGCGGTGCCGATGGGGACGGCTTGGGAGCCGGGCGGCGGGGCGTCCATGATAATGTCCACGGGTCCCTGGGCGCCCTCACGGAACGGGTAGCGGTAAAGCTCCTTCTCACCGTTCAGCTGCACCTCCAGGCTGCCGTGCTCGCCGCTCACCCGCCGCACCACTCCCGCTCTGAACACTGAGTCCAtgctctccctccccccacctccgtTCTCCTCTTCCCCCTTTCCAGTCCTCCTCCTAGCCTGCCTGGCTAGCACCCGCTGGTTCTTTAGACCTTTGGCCAGGGCGTCGGCGAGCGCGTCCGACAGGCTCTGTGGGGTCGGAGTGTGCTGGGTGCTACGTTGCACCAGGGCCAGGGTGTGTGCTTCGGTGGTGGGGTTGGTGTGGTGAGAGTTGGAGCGGTGTGGCTCGCTCACGTCCAGGTCGTGTTCGCTGGCCGTGTCTGTAGAGGAGCAGCGGACAGGGCTGGGGGAgatttctctgcctccctctgggcctctcctgtctctgtcccctgtGGGAGGGGGTCCAGGTGTGTTATCCCTGTCCTGTGGTGGAGCTATAGTGGTAATGTAGTCCTCCACTGGTCTCCTGGTCTGACTGTTGATGTCAGTGAGCGAACCGCCCTCACTCGCCGCCGACCCGGGCCCCGAAGATAAGCTCGACAACTGACTTCCAGCGTTACTGTCACAGTGAGCACTATTTCTGTTCAGTGGAGGTGCGCCGGTGTTGCCGGGGTTTCCGTGGTTGGCGGCAGCAGCGGCGGCGGCAGCACAGTGCTCAGAGGTGTACTTCTTCTTGGGGACGCGGGCCTTGAAGGTGGCCGTCTTGCGGTTGGATGAGGGGTTGGGGCTGTTGGCAGCGCTGGtggcgctgctgctgctgtctgtgCTGTGGGCGCTCAGCGACTTGACGCTCCCCGGGCGGGAGTCCTCCGACTTCACAGGGAGGGACCCTGCTGCTGCGGCCGCTGTCTCTGGGAGCCGGGGCCCCTCTCTGTGGCCCTCCCTCTCTGGCGTGGCCATCGTTGTGAGTGTCACCGACTCCTCCTGAGAAGACTCTGAGTGAGATGAGGTTTGGGGTGAGGTCTGAATTTTGGGGGATCGGTCTCTGTTCTCGTCCGAGtctcttttctctccactgtCCCCTGTCCCCCGTCTCTTCCCCCCTTTGGCTCGGGTCGACGGGGGCGAGCGCCTTCCTTGCTTTTTAATCGGCTTCATCTCTGCATTGGGAGTTTTCTTTACTATTTACAGTGGCTTAATTTTTCCAGAGTCCAGAATctttgttcctctctcctccctctatttcCCTGCTcttccagctcctctctctcttctcccgccctttcctctttctgtttctccaGCTCTTTCCACCTTATTGCAGACCCTGAAACAGAGCAGAGTGTAACAAGGGATGGATTATTCATGTGGTGAATGCATTGTGACATTATACAAAGCCTATTCACCAGATAAGGTAACGGTGGGGAGAAGTGGTTGTCAAAGAAAAACTGGACCCAGTTTTACCaaataatttcaaatacagaCCTATTCTATAAAACCATGTATTTTGTGTCCTTGGTAATGCATTCATTATTGATATGAATGATATATCATTCAACTCAAGAAGTAATGGGTATTACCATTTTATAACAAAAATCATTTCACATGAatttcactgagtgtacaaaatattaggaaaaactgctctttccattacatagactgaccacatgaatccaggtgaaagctataagtCTTGatacaactgagacatggattgtgtgtgtgtgtgtgtgtggcattcagagggtgaatgggcaagagaaAAGATTTAAGTATCAAATATAATTATACACATAACCCTGTGTGAATACAAATGAAACCATAATGAAGCAATCTTATATAGTGTGTAAAGTAATATAACAATATAGCAGAATAGTGGCGAGCACATTTGGAAGTGCTTGTCCAGACAAGtctgcacccacacacacacacacacacacactctctctatctctctctggttTCTTGGCTATGACAGTTGAGGAGGGGGAATTCCTTCTTGTTCACTcgcatttctctctttctcttactccctccttctttctctctctctggttctcggTGGTGACCTTCATCTATTTCGTAGCTGAACCAATCCGCCCCTACAATCCACACTTCCTGTCATGGACCATTACCTAACTTCCTGCTACTTGATTATCCTCTCTCTTtagccctctctttctccttagaTTTCATACCAACAACCACTCTCTCATTTAGAGGCATTTGTCACTGCCAGGGAAAACACCTATGTTGCTCGAATGCTGACAAATGCTGATGACAGAAACGAACTGAAAACCAACAGGTTTGGTTTGGGTTTTCCATTGAAACAGGCAGTGCCATGTGTTGTAGGCCTATCATGCTTACATTCTGGGTCGTTTGTTCCAGCACACAGTTCCCATCCGCCTCAGAGTTTCAGACAACACAACGCCGTGATTCAACAAAAAGTCTATCTAATCCTCTAACAAAGCAGGACCAAAGGCAAACGTCAAAGTCTAGACAAAATGATATTGTGGAGTATGAGTTTGCTTTTATCACGTTGGGATTTAATGCTACATGTCATGGAGAAATGatgatatttattgaatattaggTTGTTACAATGTCATGTACGTCTAGTCATTTAATTCATTTAGCTCTACAGAACTCCAAGGTATCTATCCACTTGTAATGAGAAACTACAGACCTGTATTGTTGTGACCACACTATACGTAAACTGCTGTTTGATAATACACACAGTTACAACCCGGTACCTGTGTTATGCAAATTATATTTGGGAGACTTGAGATTGCGTTCAAAGAACTGTCATCATAATGTCATTTGTTGACTCACTTTTTTCAAGTTAGAAGTGTGCACATTGTTTACTCAATAGTGCACACCGGCAAGTATGTGGGTGAGTGTCATAACAATTTCGATAAATGAAGGTACAACGCATTTCCCTTCTAAATGTACGAGCCTTATCCATTTATCAATATTGCGTCAATGTTCACTCTTCTGTTGTGTCAATGTTCACTCTTCTGTTGTGTCAATGTTCACTCTTCTGTTGTGTCAATGTTCACTCTTCTGTTGTGTCAATGTTCACTCGGgatccagagtggcgcagcggtctaagacactgcatctcagtgctagaggctacagacaccctggttcgaatccaggctgtatcacaaccggccgtgattgggagtcccatagggacacaaatggcccagcgtcgtccgtgtttggccggtgtaggccgtcattgtaaataagagtttgttcttgacagacttgtctagttaaataaaggtaaaaatatatatatgttgccTATATCTATGCTCTATAAACTTAGCATATTACCATGTTATAACATTGCCATTTGTCACAATTGGAGAACTTGTGGTAATATCCTATGTGACCATAATGAAAATCAATATTCACATAACATCCCAAtgtgcacagacgtcaattcaaagTATAGTCTACGTTGGTTAAACGTAATTTCATTTAAATGACGTGGGAAAAACGTTGATTCAACAGTGGGGTGAATTTACACCTCTACAGTTTCGATTCATCAATACATAACTATAAAACGATGATAACTACTGGAGAATATTGACCTATAGTGCAACTACCGGATAATTTACAAACTTCACGTAGGGCCTGCCTACCAAAGTACTTAGGCTGAATGTAGATCAAAAACAAACTACAACCCTAAACTGAAGTACTGTTAGATGCAAACGAATGCAAGAACGGCGTCACTGTTAGTTTTGCTGAATAGTAACGTTACCGTGCTGTATATGTGTCAACCACTCTTATTGGTCGTAGTGCTTTGCGATTACTatcagcttactacacaacaggGCCGTGAAGTCCAGTGACGCAGGTCTAACAACACAAGGCCGCTTAGAAGAATCTTCTTCGTGCAACATTTAACACGGGACATTAAACATTTAAAGGCCTAGTATTCCAAAATATGTTGCTGTGGAACAACTCATAAAAAGGTATTACAAACAGATTTAGGCTTACTTAAATCTAACAATATGTAATTAACGTTACATCGTGCGACAGAAGCCAAAGTAATTATGCTGCGAATTCACTCGTGACAACCGTTGTAAAATGTAGACATTACTGGATGCAACTTAGTAATTAATTTACCGGCGAGTGCAAACTGCAACGTTGTACATTAAGTTACAATAAAAAGTAAAAATTGTGGACACAACGTAGAAACGCGGCCCACAAGCCTGCAGGCGAAGGACAGATTCAAATAGACATTTTGTATCACGAATAGTAGCCTATGTAGAGATAATAAAGCTAATAACTATGTAGGTGATACAGATTGCTTCAATGTTTGCTTTCAATCGCAACCTAAGAAAAACACTTCTAGGAAGTCTCAGTCTTATAATGGCAGTTATGGCGTTGAATATTTTCTGGGGGAAAAGTTTTAGGCTGACAATCCACCCGCACCGCTCCCTTTTCATGAAGTGTGGCATCCAATCATCTCTTTACTTCTCTCCGTAGAGTAttataaaatatgaaaatataatTGTATTAGTAGTTATAGAGGGTGCTTATTATTTGCAACGTCTACAACGTAGCAGGTCGACAAAG
Coding sequences:
- the LOC139554618 gene encoding protein capicua homolog isoform X2; its protein translation is MKPIKKQGRRSPPSTRAKGGKRRGTGDSGEKRDSDENRDRSPKIQTSPQTSSHSESSQEESVTLTTMATPEREGHREGPRLPETAAAAAGSLPVKSEDSRPGSVKSLSAHSTDSSSSATSAANSPNPSSNRKTATFKARVPKKKYTSEHCAAAAAAAANHGNPGNTGAPPLNRNSAHCDSNAGSQLSSLSSGPGSAASEGGSLTDINSQTRRPVEDYITTIAPPQDRDNTPGPPPTGDRDRRGPEGGREISPSPVRCSSTDTASEHDLDVSEPHRSNSHHTNPTTEAHTLALVQRSTQHTPTPQSLSDALADALAKGLKNQRVLARQARRRTGKGEEENGGGGRESMDSVFRAGVVRRVSGEHGSLEVQLNGEKELYRYPFREGAQGPVDIIMDAPPPGSQAVPIGTAVCVPFGGNEDGGTTEAQRQWYREGLVTQVDSHPAVSYPYRVLLEDRVSPGDEEGDGRVGTPTAVWVSRQSLRLLVPPWDLDLGPCGGGREESDAAAKRGREREREKEDRDEIEVEQELCRLSRGMGLSATVAGSVLGRLSYPGTAPASSSSSTVSSPVTPASVLSLVAGRDWEREKDLVERERELQRKQERDNRERAKQHHHFMPLTPEEDIEVSHFSMVPMGVAGGAAKALAVSQHRHILSKPPPGYLSPHLSVVRSLGGTPLVGPHLALNPHPPPSPTVLLGLESGALAAGAAVIATPQLPPLSSSSSRGSLDKPPSSNSISHGASGGGGGSCSTSSSRSRTPLTAAQQKYKKGDVVCTPTGIRKKFNGKQWRRLCSREGCSKESQRRGYCSRHLSMRTKEMEASGGGRDRGGASSTGTLTPSDLRLGCGRTSSEFDWDNTSRDSSEASSRGGDSRPRLVLPSLLPQDLSRFDFDECEAATMLVSLGSSRSGTPSFSPISNQSPFSPTPSPSPSPLFVFRPATFSPITAPPSLTPRRHRHLSGTKMVTPGSERERHLSGIVPTFQTNLTFTVPMSPSKRKLDALPPPLPLSVQDYAKPDQQLGETIGLSPAAFRVLSPQSQPTTPSSLSFPRPRSATSRPPSSAASTPPPMLVSPTPPSPLPQDPSPRRVVPLRDSPVIVRNPDVPLAKFTDGPLVRRGGGGRSSREHSQPLHLATGLQAPVPINGAATNGAVLLRNPASTLVLVTSSQSLTPAVAGHPAHSSPTLSGGSASISSTGSALSSSGSGGREWERKPGGHQDAIGGALPQPVACHPSPTALLPLILPAESPHPAPRKDIIIGRPGTVWTNVEPRSVPVFPWHSLVPFLEPSQSSAAAQPADGQQLVNQSKEPRCGVALVSDGWVGPPDAEQGSPSRPPPSSKDNDPPAGRAERGGADSETESDADDPFFPGVANDPAPSTSPIKRRTQSLSALPKDGDRKREKDHIRRPMNAFMIFSKRHRALVHQRHPNQDNRTVSKILGEWWYALGPKEKQKYHDLAFQVKEAHFKAHPDWKWCNKDRRKSISEGRETPGAKEARERSMSESTEPESVSQGMEVKGAAGPDWPGGSERHAGAYSGQLPRPRAFSQSAVHSLEKRERARDVEKLCREGAGSFRSRPPTLSLTQCGASEDVTSDEERMVICEEEGDDDVMEDSCPEGSIDLKCKERVTDSDEDEPDGQRAFQPVVRSSLPYATSTSHADSHSDSTKGNTGGSTGESSERKRKRGMEGGEEGSGESKRGGGGGQVPSNSIPGSAPFTSTPALGYGLTQVLGAVRMAPTMVTNVVCPIASTPIPITSKPMEGPIALSALPGEKKATLLIGGPGAVGGPISAGVQAQSPVLQSKMLVPMATVRTGSTPPQPISHVAPPLPVQNGALPGNKIIQIAPMPMVQTNVHPAGAVHPGSPFPVSMATATVMTPGIKPPQTVLLTSPPTRITYVQSSTGVVSTATVQAPLSPGPAYLPSSLTTLGFTAITPAGQALMQPLVAGQPPLLAPALSPGAPGTGRQLLTAIYPAPSITLASGGVAMTSVLPNLAQEVSGQSSPSAVGVQGSKDVTRSHEEGMPHLTAELEQKSQVEGQAQRKNKAQIKKESIKKENTTEDVEAYSKPGANSMAKSSSNIPTGSEEDSGRASHMKEENTDDDRDYARGNGEREREIKKESGTPEPEESREAEDWPHEGHNKGASGNGGHSKEAGPREPLHPPTGLDPPPPPQTDRDAPPSAKKTKFRPPPLKKPSDAVEKVLSGSYFEERFAELPEFRPEEVLPSPTLQSLATSPRAILGSYRKKRRNSTDLDSSAEDPSSPRRKAAARSRLSSCSSEPNTPKSEAKCEGDIFTFDRAGAESEDVLGEMDKVPYSSLRRTLDQRRALVMQLFHEHGFFPSAQATAAFQARYSDTFPTKLCLQLKIREVRQKIMQTATPGTPGISEPGGSTTGVMGSTDSASAAIGSSNTNTRDGTGTEPGERGRSPEEPRNGGKL